From a region of the Alnus glutinosa chromosome 1, dhAlnGlut1.1, whole genome shotgun sequence genome:
- the LOC133882914 gene encoding loganic acid O-methyltransferase-like produces MEDKMNIEFPESYPMAGGDGAHSYAQNSKYQRGYVEAAKEMIMEAIVKKFDIKTLSTPLNSIFVADLGCSTGPNTFLAVQNIVDAIELKYQSEDYCTREIPEFQVFFNDHASNDFNTLFKSFPPKRNYLAAGVPGSFYGRLFPKATIHIFHSSNSLNWLSKVPNEITNKTSPAWNKGRIHYTNAKKEVVEAYATQYAMGMESFLSARGEELVVGGMMVLLIAAVPDVILSSDFTICTHLELLESCLTDMEKMGLVSEAKLDSINLPLYFPSLKELMAVFERNRRFSIESIQELSLQDKQVSPQTLTLTLRAGLEGVFEKHFGNDIMDEVFDRYSKKVASTPIYLNLGHENQKTLLLSVLLKCKPND; encoded by the exons ATGGAGGATAAAATGAATATTGAATTTCCTGAATCATATCCAATGGCTGGAGGAGATGGAGCTCACAGCTATGCTCAAAATTCCAAATACCAG AGAGGATATGTTGAAGCAGCCAAAGAAATGATCATGGAGGCAATTGTCAAGAAATTTGACATCAAGACCCTTTCTACACctttaaattcaatttttgtggCAGACTTGGGCTGTTCTACAGGACCCAACACCTTTCTTGCAGTGCAAAACATTGTAGACGCCATAGAACTCAAATACCAGTCAGAAGATTACTGTACTAGGGAGATCCCAGAATTCCAAGTTTTCTTTAACGACCATGCCTCCAATGACTTCAACACTCTCTTCAAGTCCTTCCCACCAAAGAGAAACTACTTAGCCGCTGGGGTGCCAGGCTCTTTCTACGGCCGCCTATTTCCCAAAGCCACTATTCACATTTTTCACTCCTCTAATTCGCTTAACTGGCTCTCCAAGGTGCCCAATGAGATTACGAACAAAACTTCTCCTGCATGGAATAAAGGCAGGATACATTACACAAATGCTAAAAAGGAAGTTGTGGAGGCCTATGCAACTCAATATGCCATGGGCATGGAGTCCTTCCTGTCTGCTAGAGGAGAAGAGCTTGTGGTTGGAGGGATGATGGTGCTTCTCATAGCTGCTGTCCCAGACGTCATTCTCTCTTCTGACTTCACCATTTGTACACATCTAGAACTTCTGGAATCTTGTCTGACGGACATGGAAAAAATG GGACTAGTTTCTGAAGCAAAACTGGACTCTATCAATCTGCCCCTTTATTTCCCATCTCTTAAAGAGTTAATGGCAGTCTTTGAAAGAAATAGGCGTTTCAGCATCGAGAGCATCCAAGAGTTAAGTCTCCAAGACAAGCAAGTAAGCCCCCAAACGCTTACTTTGACACTCAGAGCCGGACTCGAAGGAGTATTTGAAAAGCATTTTGGAAATGACATCATGGATGAGGTCTTCGATCGCTATTCTAAGAAAGTTGCAAGCACTCCCATTTACTTAAACCTTGGTCATGAGAACCAAAAAACATTGTTACTGTCTGTCCTTTTGAAATGCAAGCCAAATGATTAA